AAATTTAAAGGTTActtccttaaagggatacgccacccccatgccaaattaagtgtatccccgcattcccgagacataaataagtgtgtgggagcgttttcctggcgacccaggcattgttcGAATCTCACAGCaatgaccactgcttggtttcgCGTCATACctccatgctagcgtcgccaatcgaaatatttcgcccaacgtgaattaatttacttgatttaccttctaattactgtgtgagtggtgtactttcacatcgagtgcaaatgagtgtgtaaatcaacacggaaggtttggttttctcatgtcggtttgggaactagtttccggtgcggacAACACAGCCgacgcacactccccgctacgtcattgggaatccccccccccacTGTCCCATCTGTGTTCGAAACAGAGGTTGAGTTATATTTCgactggcgacgctagcatggaggtattacgcgaaaccaagcagtggtcagtgctgtgagattcggacaatgcctgggtcgccaggaaaacgctcccacacacttatttatgtctcgggaatgcggggatacacttaatttggtctgggggtggcatatccctttaagccagtgtttcctgctccagcacacctgattcaaatgaatgggtcaTCCTCAGCATTCCTGACCCaattatttgaatcaggtgtgctggagcagggaaacatggaaaacatgcagggcagtgtgccttgaggaccagggttgggaaacactgccttAAAGGTAAGGttggagatcctggattttgagtccagcgaagctgcattttgaaaatacacaggtcaaaagtcccaactattttcttcactttcccccctaAGGcccgcctctagagtacatgaacgtgcacgagcacgaaggtgcatgagcgctgttctgacagcaatcgttgccgtatttagtatatgctaactatacgtctaataatgctaggtgctagccaagctggctctagtttagcttcctgccaagcttctggacgcgtaattcgttcacgaagaagggtacgcgcacaggggggaggaggggtagggaggagcagattgcagtttgatagacggcattagaatccaatcatcgttaacggtccgttcagtatgattggatagtgtttttccttgattgtacgttctagaggccactaaaacttttcatatttgtgtcaaaacttttaattaattggttgcaatgggggtgtgaagagtattacaagcaatatgtaaaaaaaatgctccagaaaaagatcccctaccccacctttaagccaTGCTCTGCCTCTCCATCAACTTTCATAAAATTCAGCTTTCAACACCAAAACCACTGACAGGCAGAGTGAGTAACACGGCTCATTAACCTTTGATGTTATTTGTCCATGCCCTGACAGGTCAAAGCTCTTTAGGCAGCATGAGAACCAACTCGATATTAGGGTGGTGGTCATATTTTTTATAAGGATAATTTAAGAGTTAAGAGTGTAGCCCTATTTTTGATAGGTTCAGCCATAAAAACTAATGAAAGAAAATGCTCTGAAAAGATAAACTTTGCTGTTTCGCATACAATGCCAGATTCCCGAGATGAAACTCTTGGAGTTGCTTTGAAAATACAGATCATGTCAGCTTAGCACTCCACACATGGTCAAagtttgtaaaaacagtaaaacaaacGTGTATATTATTACAGACGAACTCATTCATGTATTTTCTCGTTTTTTAGACTTATGCATCATGAAATGTGACTGAAAAGCTGCCCATTAGGACTGTGCCCAGTCATTCTGCTCTGATAAAGTCCTGATTTCATAAACACAGAGCCATCAGACACAATCGCCATTCAACTTACTTAAACAACGTCTGTGCTGTGGATTCGGCTCTAATAACATGCTCAATGATCTCCCACATAGAGAGTAGGAGGCGGCTGAATGTCTTGAAGTTTACTGTCTCTGCCTCTCGCGTTAAGAAAGCCTTCATAAAGAAATGCAACATATGCAGAATTATGAGATACATCGATCAAGATCTGACCAGTTGTGCTAGCATTTATGTCAACCttcattttattttggagagaaaaaagaaacttcTAAGTCGTTTGGCTTATGGGCACGACGTGTGTCGTTCAGCTGCAGCTGACTACGCTCATTGACCGTACTTCTGCTTCAGTTCTGTCGCGAGAAGAGGTTTGTCATCTCGTTAAAGGCTAAAACAAGTTATGTGCTAACAGCACTGGCTAACTTGCAGCTGGCTGTTACACATTAAAAGCAGATTCGGTCAGCTTCCAAACTTATTGTGTGTCGGACTCACAACTGTGGCGTCAATAGCCATGAAATACATACGACAGGAAACCACTACTTACCGCACGTATGCTATCAGACCATGGATGTATACTTGTCTAAATCAGTGTGTCGCCGCGAACATTACGTCATCAACGTACGACGTCCAAAAGTGACGCATCGCATGCTAGACTGGGTCGCGTCAGTCACTTCAGCGGAAACAACCAAGCACCAACTCCTGACATCCCTCTtggtgttttattgtgttttattcTGTGGAACTGAATCTTTAATAATGACTGTATTCAAGAGAACACTTGTTCCTGAGGGATGCAGCAAGAATCCTCTCAACTGGCGAGCAGAGGTTGCATCTTTCCAGCCTAAAATTGTGATATGGTCTGTATTCAGCATGACTGTCCTGGTAGCTCTGTATAAGGTCCCATAGAGGAGAGACTGGATGctgcacatgagaaaaaaaaaactatttcttGCCTGCTTTGTGCTGAGGAGCTTCATGGAAGGCTGTAAAATACCCGTGGAAGTGTGATGTTGGGGCCAAGTCAGTCTCCCAACCTGCTCATTGAACAGAACAGTATGCACATGCACTTTTTCATGTTAAACTGCATTTCGTTGCCACAATAATAAAGTTGAAtctcgttttttttcttctaaataaTTATAGGCCTGGCATAGACAGATAAGCAGATTGCAAAAGCACCAGCAAGCTGATTATataaaactgagacaaaataatttaaatgtcaTTACGGAaaccaacaaaacaacaacaaaaatgccCAATTTGTGTCCATCTGCACAAATAAAGTCAATTTTGTGTCGTACTTTTTTCACTATTTACCATGAAACTGAGCTGAATAAAACCAGACTTTTTGCTCATTTGTACGAATGATTCATAGTTAATTTAAAGTACTATACTAAATTGAGTAAATTTGAATAGAGATTAGAAGAAACCTCAGTTTCCAACCTAAGAGTAAAGGCTATTTTTTCAGTCTACAGTCTTGATGCCAAAAGTGTTGTAGAGGCTATTATATCTTGATTACTGCCGTTCCTTATTGCATTTAAAGGGCTCTTATGGCAGGGTAAAATATATAAGTACAGCAAGGATTATAAGTGCAATCTATAGTCAAGTGCTGTGTATTACTGGTTAGATAACAAATCAAACAATGATGAAAATAACCTTCATGAAGAGGACCCATGAACATATGTCTCAGACTCACCACAACAGTCACATTTCAATCAGTCTCAGAGATTTTTTTCAGCCAGACTTCACTAAGTCATGCACACAGGACAAATGAGAGGAGCTTTATTCAAGTCATCCTCGCAGCAATCATCCGTCAGCTCCATTCCAAACTCTTTTACGTCTCAATACAGAACTGCAATCAGTCAGATGCATGATAGTGGCGTAAATATTTGACAGACGCTAAGAAGTTTCTCCCATTTTAGATTGTTATAACGCGGGACATAATCAAAGGCTTTTCTTCTTTCATGAACTGACAAAGTTGGTGGTTTTTGAATAAAAGATTATAGCTGGGTAAACTGTGTTTGATACATCGAAAGGAAAAGCTATGAAATGGATCGCCCTATCGGTCTTTAAGGATGTTTTCACATCAAAATGCTTTAGTTTGACTTCAGGtgccaaaaaaaaccccaacaatTTTAGTCCTATCTGCGAATCAGCCTTATATGCCAAATGTTACGTTTTGGTGTAAAAGAGTACTTGTTTTTGTTGGGGGGCGTATGTGGATGTAGCTGGAAACTTCGAGTGAAACTGAAGCCCAATCATGAATATTAAAGTAGACAACACTGTAGATTTGGATGAGtaataaaaagagagagaggaagaagaggtaaggcaaggcaagtttatttgtagagcacaattcatacacaaggcaattcaaagtgcttcatagctacataaaatcacaagaaggaaaacaaaatcattccataaaacataaaaaataatcaattatCCATAATcagtaaattaattaattaaattaaaagcgaagagtgcagataaaatactttcagttgtcattgcacagctaaatagaactgttttcagcctggatttaaacattgtcagagttgaggcctgtctcacatcttctggaaggctgttccagatgttaggagcataaaactgaaacgcagcctcagcttgtttagtcctgactctgggcaccagcaggagatccctccctgaggttctcagagcccgagttggttcatatggctctaacatgtcagagatgtactttggcgcgagaccatgaagagacttgtacacaagcagagctgttttaaagtctattctctgaacgacaggaagccagtacagagacctgagcactggactaatatggtcttatttcctggttcttgtcaggactcgagcagcagcgttctggatgtactgcagctgtcttacagctcGTTTAGACAGCCCAGACCGGTCCTGGAGTGTGGAGGAGATTATCTATCAGTcatctcactccacctctgttcaggtgtgggccttttccttaaaacagatcatctctttgccagaaaagattaaagttctcagTGAAATGCAGTCCTCTGAAgccaactgaagcagccggctgaatttgtttatcctcctgtcgatgtttgggagaggtccacgaATCAACGTTGGTATCgccactttatcaagactctcaaatagtcttaaagtctttttttaagacttCAGACTGATTCtttctgatgtccactgcacccacgtgcacaagAGGAGGCATTAAATATACACCCTGCATTTTGTAACTTTTAATTAGGCAAAGGTTAGTCACAGTCTAACTGAATAAAGCTTAATCAAATTCTCCAGCTGCAACAAGTGAcatgaacatgaaaaaaaataagtaaattaaGTGATATTCAAgcattttagatttttaaaaaacaacattataTATGTCAGTGTTCACGGGAACCtgattgctgttttttttgtttaacaagGAGAGAAGATTACATCTTAATCTTCCAGGAAATGAAATTCTAAACTGTTGAAATAAGGAAACAGTTAGGTAAAACCAGTTAGTTCCTTGTAAAGGAAAAAAGTAATTTTCAAGAGAAATTCTGTGGATATGCAGACATATCTTCATCTTGGAAAAACATTGCACATTTTGACATAAACAGGACATATGCaggaaaacatttttagaaCATTACATtaaccaaaaacaaaatgagTGTCAGTAGTTGgcatacagtcatgtgaaaaaaaagtacattgtCATGGAAATTGTTAGCATTTCCTACACATTTAAACACCTTTATGAGTTAAAGTCATGAAATTGTGAGATAATCATGTGAGATAATAAGGAAAGATGATCTCATTATCGCTCTGAGTAATTAGAGATGTTGTGAAAGTGTTTCTACAAATATACCTGTTTAGAtctgactgctgctgtgtttagttaaaaaaatctttataataggttttcatctttttacatttttttttgtattttttttacatcagcTGGTGGCACAACACAAGAGAtgacacattacattacattacattacggtcattttgcaaacgcttttaaccaaagcgacttacaataagtgcgttcaacatcggtaggcaaaagaacttcaggtcacaagaaatcataagtgcatttccttctaataccaaacagctaagagcaaaactagtgctagagtaagtgtgataaccaaccagcctctcaccaactgcacaccagtcacagcggggtggggatgcaaaccctggttctggtaggggaagaaataaaagaggtaagaaaagcaggaatgggatgcaaaccctggttcgggtaggggaagacataaaagaggtaagaaaagcaggactgggattcaaaccctggttcgggtagggggtaatgaaaatttagagggtgccagtggtggaggaaacaataagtgcgtaaggaactaggacggcgcaggtgctgtcctaagagggtggatcagggtagtgtttcctgaagaggtgggttttcagcctgcggcgaaagatgggcagcgactcaactgtcctgacatcagttgggagatcgttccaccatcggggtgccagaacagagaaaagccgtgaccgtgtcgatcgtgcgcagggaccactgagtgacggggcagccaggtgCCTGGTGgtcgcagagcgaagtggtcgggcgggggtgtagggcttgaccatagcctggaggtatgaaggagctgttccttccactgccctgtaggccagcaccagagtcttaaactggatgcgagcagctacagggagccagtgtagagagcggagaaggggagtggtgtgggagaacttggggaggttgaacaccagacgagcagcagctttctgaatcagctccagaggtctgatggcagaagccggggcgccagcaaggagggagttgcagtagtccaggcgggagatgacaagagcctggatgagcacctgtgctgccttgtcggtgaggaaggggcgaatcctccggatgttgtagaggaggaatcggcaggaacgggtcactgatgcgatgtttggcgagaacgacagttcgtcgtccagggtcacacacaATTTTGAtctaaacaaatgaaaaagaaaagagacttTTTAAGTGTTTTCCTTTTATCTACacattagtgtgtgtgtgttagcttAGCTTGTTGGCTCACACAGCTACAAGCTGGATTAGTGCCTGTTTGTTGAATGTAAAGTTATACTGTTCAGTGATTGCATCCCCAAAGCCAGGAGTCAAACTGTGTTTAAGCCCAGCACAGCTCTCTGCCTCGCCACATTCTTCCCATTAATTACAGCATCAAACTCTTTCTTGCACTGAAAGAATATCACTTTTCTCTCTTTACCTTCACTGAACAGCTGTTGCATCAGTTGATAAATTAATTGGTGATTACCTTAAAATATTACAtattctgatgtgtttttgtgatcTTATGTAGCCTAATTAGCTCAATTGCTTTTCTACAAGCAAACAGCTGGGCTGGTGTACAAGAGTTGACAGTTCCTGCTGTGAAGTTACTGCAGACAAAGCAGTCATGCCAGAATGAATCCAGCAGAAATTATTCTCAGCAGAATTTTCAGCCGATATTGTTTCCTTTCGAGATTCATTaaatgtttgttgttgtttttttaggtGCATTAactggattatcacacaacttCAATTTTGGTGCTTAAATTCAATAGTATGTAGAAGTGTTATAACATCAAGAATAAACCTCATCACTTAAgtcaataaatacatttaaaaaagcaaGCTGTTTTTGTTGAAGATCATTAAGTTGGTTtgggaaaaaataaattctAGTGATTTTTCCAGGTTCCATGTTACCTCACTCATCGATTTAATGAAAATAAGAATATATACTGAGGTAAACAGAGTATTTCTAAAACTGCAGCATTGCTTTCAGGATACAAATCCTCTTGTTACACAGGACTATCCATGACAACAGTTTTCAAGAAAACCTATCTCTACTAAAAAGAATACATTTCTATTGTCACATACATGTACATGACTGTGAGTCTGAGCTCAGTGATAAAAGCTCCTCTTCCTAACAAAACCCATTTTAACCTCTGCtaactgttcttttttttcaaaaccgTAAGATTAAAGTTGTGTTCTTCATTATGTCCTTGTACACTTTGAAAGGCAATATATTGGTgcaaacattttaaataatttacTGTAATGACTGTCATATACCCTCCAGGTAAACAGCTATCCCTCTTTTTTCTGGAATGCAATATGGGGTAAGCTGGCAGATCAAAACAGGCTGCTATCCAGCCATCACAACATGATATGGAAGAGTGCACCTTATGCAATGAACAACTTTTAACTTTCGTTTTGTAGTAGCTTCTTGTAATCTTCCATCCCATCCACTGAAGCAGTTCATTTGTTGAACTCTCAAAGACGGGCCCATGTCGTCCAATCTAATAGAATGGAAACTGTAGCTCAAATTTTTGAAAAAGCtcatgtttgttattgtgaCTGAAAGCACAGTGCAACTCATTTTGCCTGCGCTGACCAGTGTCAGTAGGTGAGCATTAAAAATGGACCAGTGACCAATGGAAGAAAGTGGTCTGGTCgaattaacattttcaattaCATCATGTGGACTGCTGGGTCTATGTGTGTACTTTACCTAGGTAAGACATGGCACCAGGATGCTCTGTGGGGAATAGGCAAGCAAGAGGGGCCAATCCTTTGTTTTGGACAATGTCATGCTGGGAAAATCTTGGGTCCTACCATTCATGTAGATGTCACTTTGACATATAGCATCCACTTTTACTTTATTGCTGCCTAGCTACACCCTTTCATCGATAAGCAGTGGCCCTTTCATAAAGATATTGTGTCCTGCCACTGTGCAAAAATGGTTCAACAATGAGTTTAAGGTGTTCAGTTTGGTGCCAGCGCTGCCCGGTGTTGTAATTAGCATTGCCATAAGGCTCACGGTACCCCGTGCAAATCTCAGCTGGAGCCTTTCTATGTGAAGTTTGCATCTTCACCTCCATAGTAAGATTGTGTTTTCTTCAGGTACTTTGTCTTAGaactttatatttttcattGACCTCagaagtgagtgtgagtgtgcattgtTGTTTGTCATGTTTGTCTATGTGTTGGCCCTAAGATCGACTTGTGACCTTTCCTGGATGTAACTCCACAATTCTCCTCTGAAGGTAGCTGGGATAGATCTAACCAACTGAATTAAATAAAGTGGGCATGGAAAAGGACTGAAAGAATGACTTGGATATGAATTTCTCCAGATCTCAATTCAATTGACCACCTGTGGGCTTTGCTGGATGAATAAGTCTAGTCCATGAAACTTACAGGATTTAGAGAATGTGCTGTAGAAGGCTTGGTGCCAGTTACCACATTATACTTTCAGAGCCTGGTGGAGTCCATGCTTTAATGGATCAGGCCTGTTTTGGTTGAAAAAGGTGGTGATGAAGTTATGGCTGATTGGTGGGGATAACGTATGGAAAGGTCAACTGGCTTGACCTCTGGACATTTAATCTCGTAGGATTTCATGTCTTCCATTGTATAGCGTGTAGACTCTCTTCTATGACCTACATACGCTCTAGACAACCATACTGTGACAATAATTGGGATGCTGAATCACTTGCAGCATCTAGCCTGAGAAAACTTTGTTATTGCACATTGACAGAAACGAGCTTGTGCTGGGCGTGGAAGACAAGCTCGGACAAGAGCTCACCCCCACATGCTGAGTAATTCATGACGAATGTTGCAACTTCATGAATCTGCCAGGTGACCTGGGGCTACAGCTCTGCAGTGACGCATCAATTTCCGTCAAATACCAGCTTGTCATAACAACTATTATACAGTATACAGTACACACTACCTGCAGGGAGAAGATACTGAGCTGAGTTTGTGGTAAAGCTTTTATAGCTAAGTCAAAAATTGCTGCTTACAAGTTTGAAACCAAGCCAAAAAAAGAGGATTTTCATTTCTGGCTTTTTCTGTTGCATGGGAATGATGTAGGATGGAATGATAAGGAAGCATAATAAAAAGGGTGTGTTGTTTCATGTGTTTCCAGAACCGCACATAATTTATGCAAGATTATGTGATCTTGAGCCGTTTCCAGTGAATGTCATCCACAGACGGTGTCTGTTTCCATGGAACGCTCTGTCACAGCGTGTTTTTCCCACAATTCAAATTTAAATTGAAATGCTTCAAATTAAATTTCATAACAATTAATCATTGATTATCTGGagctttgatttgttttatgaTTCTTACCTGTCACGACAGACATGAAAGCAGATGATCTTATCTTATAACCCTTTCCAACAAACCTTTACCGGATTTTCATTCTCAATATTTTTTATGATTCAAATATAATTCTTGCCTTTATAGTTATAATGTATTCGATCTGTTCATCTGATTGAATTATTGTCATGAAATGGGGATGCCTCCCATTCCTTTATTCATATgaacaaacaggcagaaaaggaGGAACTTTGTAAAGTTTAAATTTTTCTGAGATTCTgacattaaaaaatttaaattaggaGTACTCTTCTCGTATTCTTCGGTATTTGATTTCTGAAATAGTTTGTTCTTTCAGGTccatctttttctgttttaaacttGGTTCCTTCTAAACACGAGATCCAGGAAATACTACTAAGAAAATAATATGTTTTTCCTGCTTCCTTTAGCCATGCGATTAAGTGGCAGTTTTGGCTCTTTTAAAACTGTCCTTTCagtaaatacatttgatttttaTTATGAACATTTTTAAGCATAAATTGTGTCAAAGATTTACAGCCTCATCTGGGGCATTTGTTGTTAATTCACGGAAACTCCCAAATAAGTCTATTTTTCCTATCTGTATCCTTTGCATATTGTCACGCTGTGCCTGAggaagaagggggaaaaaagcgtGAGTACGAGGATGAGGGTGTGTTAACAGGTGTGCCTGCcttcctgtgtgtgtttgtgtgtttcaaGCCATTGTACTGACGTGATACCTTCCCTCTGTTGTGTATAAAAGGCAAAGCCGTGATTAATCTGTTACAGATCTTAGAATTTAGTGTGTCAAGAAGTTTCTGCTTGCTGTCTAACTCAAGCCTGTGGCTCCATTCACAATGAAGATGAGGGTTCTTCATTTGGTTTTTCTCGGACTTCTTGCTGCTGTCCATTCAACACCTGTTAATGGTAAGTggcattttaaagaaaagttacacgattttaacattttactatctttttaagacttttaatAACTTGGGGGCTTATAACGATGTGGCGATGTGACAACAAAGGATGCAGATACCTGAAGTTTCCGTCATTTTCATTCGCTGTGAGTCTGCACTTACCTTGCTGCCACCTAAGATGCTCTATGTTTCAGGTCTAACTCTTTCTGTAAGAGTCGTATTTCATGGTTTGTGGGCAGATCTCCCTGGCACCTCCAGAGTACACACATAGTTCTTTGTAAAGGGTTGTGAGCTGCTCCAAGAGGTGCATTAATGCTTTTATCTACATTACGGTGAAACCAAAGATCAGCACATAGATGTTCCACCAGTTTAAACAACTGGTAACTTCATAGGTGGAAACACCTGATCTGAAAATGACTGAGTAGAAatgcaaagtggagatgtttgattTCATTCTTAGGGCATTTCTCTCTAGCTATCTTTTAAATCAACCCAGGTTACCTCTTATAATAGTTAATAGGGAAAAAGGTCTGTCATTGCAACTGTTAATAAACATATAATAAGTATTATCAGGTAATTGTCATAAAAATATGAAGTAAAGCCATTATAAATAATacttttagactttttttctgtattatcAATGTAAGCACACCAAGATAGCATTATCCTGTATAAAATTGcctgataaaaagaaaaagccaaacTTCTGTCACAAGATTTGTATTTATCTTGTAACAGTGCTCTAATCTTTGcttttttaaactgaaataattaaaaacacTTTTAGTTAGAGCAGCTCACAAACAGTTGTGAGTGGTACTTTGTCAAACAGGCTGGAAACCACTTGAAAGTTGGATAACAACGTATTGTATTTTGCAAATTCGCTATGTGCAATATTTGATATATAATGGAGATAAAGTAGCATAAAATGGCCATAAACCTCAAAGCTCCACTCAATGCTAAATGCTTTATTAACATCGCTTATTGTGAGAATGTCATTGTTGCTCTGATGTATTAGGTGTGTCAAATATTGTAACTGATGATTTGATTAGGCGTGCCTCTCTTTGGTTTACTGATGATTAGTCACACAGGTTAATCATTACTGTCTCTCACACCTTATCAAAGTAAAACAAGCTTACACAAGAATTTTTGGGGAAGAAAGTAGGCTCTGCATGGTTCAGTAGTAATAAATCAAAGGAGCTCAGTAACTTTCCTTTACACTCATGTCAGGGCTGGTTGGTAAATACTTAAGTTGATCCATGGATTTTTCTCTTTGTCCTATAGTTGCAACCAAGATCCCTGCCGAACATAAGGTGGACGTTATCCAAGAGGTCATTACGGACGGGTTTCTCATCTTTTATCCTCCCACAGCTGAATCACATGAAATATCCACAACCACTCAGACATCTGTGAGCCTCTTCGATAATTTTTTGACTAAGGGGGGTGCTGAGTCCTTCATTGATAGCGCCGTTGAGTTTGGAAGTGGAGATTCCACAACTCTAAGTAGTTCACCTGCTCAGAGCTCTACTTCTACAAAGGAGCCCACGATGAACAGGATCTTTTATCCTCCCACAGCAGAATCACATGAAATATCCACAACCACTCAGACATCTGTGAGCCTCTTCGATAATTTTTTGACTAAGGGGGGTGCTGAGTCCTTCATTGATAGCGCCGTTGAGTTTGGAAGTGGAGATTCCCCAACTCTAAGTAGTTCACCTGCTCAGAGCTCTACCTCTACAAAGGAACCCACGATGAACAGGATCTTTTATCCTCCCACAGCAGAATCACATGAAATATCCACAACCACTCAGACATCTGTGAGCCTCTTCGATAATTTTTTGACTAAGGGGGGTGCTGAGTCCTTCATTGATAGCGCCGTTGAGTTTGGAAGTGGAGAT
This Odontesthes bonariensis isolate fOdoBon6 chromosome 1, fOdoBon6.hap1, whole genome shotgun sequence DNA region includes the following protein-coding sequences:
- the cd44a gene encoding uncharacterized protein cd44a yields the protein MKMRVLHLVFLGLLAAVHSTPVNVATKIPAEHKVDVIQEVITDGFLIFYPPTAESHEISTTTQTSVSLFDNFLTKGGAESFIDSAVEFGSGDSTTLSSSPAQSSTSTKEPTMNRIFYPPTAESHEISTTTQTSVSLFDNFLTKGGAESFIDSAVEFGSGDSPTLSSSPAQSSTSTKEPTMNRIFYPPTAESHEISTTTQTSVSLFDNFLTKGGAESFIDSAVEFGSGDSTTLSSSPAQSSTSTKGSPMNRILYPPTAESPEISTTLSVSGSELKDSEHKELEKNAANTLLTVSKTETTATKQVQDSRVGKLEESGHSTPDWIIILGFIVGLVALIMLCAAVATRDKWNGTNKAPRDETKTNSSNQMRELEMQSILHKEQPRENGKDAEYTVLSVEDLPGTFSSD